From Salinirubellus salinus, the proteins below share one genomic window:
- a CDS encoding sensor histidine kinase, with the protein MIDGNEPPPAGGTERASASERGELATFAATVSHDLRNPLLVARGNLELLDASGVDTGSRSHVEAARAALDRADRIIDDLETYAENGYRMGEQESVSLEGVASLVWTDIASPDAELVVESDGEVLADPAILRQLFENVLQNALTHAGPDVTVRLGTFRAAEAGPDAEPLGFYVADDGPGVPQGERTGVFDAGVSTGGGTGYGLAIVRRFAADHGWSARVTRAADGGARFEFAGVTFVS; encoded by the coding sequence ATGATAGACGGTAACGAGCCGCCCCCAGCAGGTGGCACCGAGCGAGCGTCCGCTTCGGAGCGGGGCGAACTCGCCACGTTCGCGGCCACGGTCTCGCACGACCTCCGGAACCCGTTGCTGGTCGCGCGTGGGAACCTCGAACTACTCGACGCCTCGGGCGTCGACACCGGTTCGCGGTCGCACGTCGAGGCGGCGAGGGCCGCGCTCGACCGGGCCGACCGCATCATCGACGACCTGGAGACGTACGCGGAGAACGGCTATCGGATGGGGGAGCAGGAGTCCGTGTCGCTCGAGGGCGTCGCCAGCCTGGTGTGGACCGACATCGCGAGTCCCGACGCCGAACTCGTCGTCGAGTCCGACGGGGAGGTGCTCGCGGACCCGGCCATCCTGCGCCAACTGTTCGAGAACGTCCTGCAGAACGCCCTGACCCACGCCGGGCCGGACGTGACCGTCCGCCTCGGGACGTTCCGTGCGGCGGAGGCGGGGCCGGACGCCGAACCGCTGGGGTTCTACGTCGCCGACGACGGGCCGGGCGTCCCGCAGGGAGAGCGGACCGGTGTGTTCGACGCCGGCGTCTCCACCGGCGGCGGCACGGGCTACGGGCTGGCCATCGTCCGTCGGTTCGCGGCCGACCACGGCTGGTCGGCACGGGTGACGCGGGCGGCCGACGGGGGCGCCCGCTTCGAGTTCGCCGGGGTCACGTTCGTCTCCTGA
- a CDS encoding helix-turn-helix domain-containing protein, with translation MAIVAELEIPADTFDLGRVTSVGGPIHLELERVVPSGGEVMPFFWATDCPDFERFERRVREERLVEELTAVVQFDDQVLYHVVWGETTASLTRALVATDATILEARGNDPWEFQLRFRDRDDLRAFADHCRETGIEVDLQRVYELSGPSPQESVDALTDEQRAALVAAVSGGYFEVPRRTTLGAVADELGISQQATSERVRRAADRVLRGALSITEE, from the coding sequence GTGGCAATCGTCGCCGAACTGGAGATCCCCGCCGACACGTTCGACCTCGGTCGAGTGACGAGCGTCGGCGGCCCGATCCACCTCGAACTCGAGCGCGTCGTCCCCTCCGGTGGCGAGGTGATGCCGTTCTTCTGGGCGACGGACTGTCCCGACTTCGAGCGATTCGAGCGACGGGTCCGCGAGGAGCGGCTCGTCGAGGAGCTCACCGCAGTCGTCCAGTTCGACGACCAGGTGCTCTACCACGTCGTCTGGGGCGAGACGACCGCGAGCCTGACCCGCGCGCTCGTCGCCACCGACGCGACCATCCTCGAGGCGCGAGGGAACGACCCGTGGGAGTTCCAGCTCCGCTTCCGAGACCGTGACGACCTCCGCGCGTTCGCCGACCACTGTCGAGAGACGGGCATCGAGGTCGACCTCCAGCGCGTCTACGAACTCTCGGGCCCCAGCCCACAGGAGAGTGTCGACGCGCTCACCGACGAACAGCGCGCGGCGCTCGTCGCCGCGGTGAGCGGGGGCTACTTCGAGGTCCCGCGACGGACCACGCTCGGGGCGGTGGCCGACGAACTCGGCATCAGCCAGCAGGCCACCTCCGAGCGCGTTCGACGGGCCGCCGACCGGGTGCTGCGCGGGGCGCTGTCGATCACGGAGGAGTGA
- the mch gene encoding methenyltetrahydromethanopterin cyclohydrolase: MDELNVMAIELVDEAIDFADELAVDVWELDNGATVLDFGVETVGAVEAGLLLTEIQTAGLATVRSSMGEVAGAPLTHVELSTDHPALSLLCSQKAGWELETEQFAGLGSGPARALVAEEEEFARTGYAEESDFAVLAVETDVLPVAPVAEQVAERAGVNPEATFLPVFATASITGSVTLAARAAELAVYRLSELGYDPLDVLSVTGEAPIAPVGADEETAIARTNDALAYGGRVHMTVAEPFDRFDEVASTARDQHGVPFADIFEAADWDFTEVDRGVFAPAQVTVDVLGGDTHVVGETDEALLADSFGL, from the coding sequence ATGGACGAACTCAACGTGATGGCCATCGAACTGGTCGACGAGGCCATCGACTTCGCGGACGAACTCGCCGTGGACGTCTGGGAACTCGACAACGGGGCCACAGTCCTCGACTTCGGCGTCGAGACGGTCGGCGCCGTCGAGGCCGGCCTCCTCCTCACCGAGATACAGACCGCCGGACTGGCGACCGTCCGCTCCTCGATGGGCGAGGTGGCCGGCGCGCCGCTGACCCACGTCGAACTCTCGACGGACCACCCCGCGCTCTCGTTGCTCTGCTCGCAGAAGGCCGGCTGGGAACTGGAGACCGAGCAGTTCGCCGGTCTCGGGAGCGGCCCGGCGCGCGCGCTCGTCGCCGAGGAGGAGGAGTTCGCCCGCACCGGCTACGCCGAGGAGAGCGACTTCGCCGTCCTCGCCGTCGAGACGGACGTCCTCCCCGTCGCCCCCGTCGCCGAACAGGTCGCCGAGCGCGCGGGCGTCAACCCCGAAGCCACCTTCCTCCCCGTCTTCGCCACCGCCTCGATAACGGGGAGCGTCACGCTCGCCGCACGCGCGGCTGAACTCGCCGTCTACCGCCTCTCGGAACTCGGCTACGACCCGCTCGACGTGCTCTCGGTGACCGGGGAGGCGCCCATCGCACCCGTCGGCGCGGACGAGGAGACGGCCATCGCGCGCACCAACGACGCGCTGGCCTACGGCGGCCGGGTCCACATGACCGTCGCCGAGCCGTTCGACCGGTTCGACGAGGTCGCCTCCACCGCACGCGACCAGCACGGCGTCCCCTTCGCCGACATCTTCGAGGCCGCGGACTGGGACTTCACCGAGGTGGACCGCGGCGTCTTCGCGCCCGCGCAGGTGACCGTGGACGTCCTCGGTGGCGACACTCACGTCGTCGGCGAGACGGACGAGGCGCTGCTGGCCGACTCCTTCGGGCTGTGA
- a CDS encoding HAD family hydrolase → MTERRVDTVLFDLDDTLCSYRRGGGELIELAFEQVGVDPFFDVVDYHARYPEFVDDTETVEELRSDCFAAIAADRGYDAETGRALADAFAAERDHRNVEATPGAHEALEHLADDHRLGLVTNGAPEMQAKKLDGIGIRDAFDALVFAGYDTPGKPDPAPFDHALSRLDAASDRAVHVGNSLGSDVAGAHAAGVGSAWLPDGTHDGPPEPTPDYTLDSLHDLQAPPWRE, encoded by the coding sequence GTGACCGAACGCCGCGTCGACACCGTCCTGTTCGACCTCGACGACACGCTCTGTTCGTACCGCCGTGGCGGCGGCGAACTCATCGAACTGGCGTTCGAGCAGGTGGGCGTCGACCCGTTCTTCGACGTGGTCGACTACCACGCCCGCTACCCGGAGTTCGTCGACGACACCGAGACCGTCGAGGAACTCCGCAGCGACTGTTTCGCCGCCATCGCCGCCGACCGGGGGTACGACGCCGAGACGGGTCGGGCGCTCGCGGACGCCTTCGCCGCCGAGCGCGACCACCGGAACGTCGAGGCCACCCCGGGCGCCCACGAGGCGCTCGAGCACCTCGCGGACGACCACCGCCTCGGCCTCGTCACGAACGGCGCGCCCGAGATGCAGGCGAAGAAACTGGACGGCATCGGCATCCGCGACGCGTTCGACGCCCTCGTGTTCGCGGGCTACGACACGCCCGGCAAGCCCGACCCGGCGCCGTTCGACCACGCGCTCTCCCGACTCGACGCGGCATCTGACCGGGCGGTCCACGTCGGCAACTCACTCGGGTCGGACGTGGCGGGCGCGCACGCGGCCGGCGTCGGCTCGGCGTGGCTCCCCGACGGCACGCACGACGGCCCGCCGGAGCCGACGCCGGACTACACGCTGGACTCGCTGCACGACCTGCAGGCGCCGCCGTGGCGGGAGTGA
- a CDS encoding helix-turn-helix domain-containing protein, with protein sequence MPGGGAEAFSLLGNETRLRIIQSLGDLSDPGEFSTISFSRLYEASDVADSGTFNYHLQKLTDQFVLSTDEGYRLSLQGINVYRGLRAGIFETEEDSLVAEMEGRRVATERVCTDCEVPKETWIEDGRIHRGCPECELVDMRYPVPAGGLRRAAESIAAGEGEAAYRVLRERLLIDHFSMLVGFCPYCAGETSVSISEDGELLPDPKNVDLGQVVSLVCEYCHWFLHSNLEMSLLSHPTVVPFLLESGLDPLESDLIWECHTAVTVESTDPWRLRGSVAAGAERIVLELDETLRADDSWVEPV encoded by the coding sequence ATGCCAGGCGGAGGGGCCGAGGCGTTCTCCCTGCTCGGGAACGAGACACGTCTCAGGATCATCCAGTCGCTGGGTGACCTGAGCGACCCCGGCGAGTTCTCCACCATCTCGTTCTCGCGGCTCTACGAAGCGTCGGACGTGGCCGACAGCGGGACGTTCAACTACCACCTCCAGAAGTTGACCGACCAGTTCGTCCTCTCGACAGACGAGGGGTACCGCCTCTCACTGCAGGGAATCAACGTCTACCGGGGGTTGCGGGCGGGCATCTTCGAGACGGAGGAGGATAGTCTCGTCGCGGAGATGGAGGGGCGACGTGTGGCGACCGAGCGAGTCTGTACCGATTGTGAAGTTCCAAAGGAAACGTGGATAGAAGACGGACGGATTCACCGTGGGTGTCCAGAGTGCGAACTCGTCGATATGCGGTATCCAGTCCCCGCTGGCGGACTACGGCGGGCGGCAGAATCGATCGCCGCCGGCGAGGGGGAGGCCGCGTACAGAGTCCTGCGTGAACGGCTGTTGATCGACCACTTCTCGATGCTCGTCGGCTTCTGCCCGTACTGTGCCGGCGAGACGTCGGTATCTATTAGCGAGGACGGTGAACTCCTTCCCGACCCAAAGAACGTAGACCTCGGGCAGGTCGTCTCGCTCGTCTGTGAGTACTGCCACTGGTTCCTCCACAGCAACCTCGAGATGTCGTTGTTGAGCCACCCGACCGTCGTTCCGTTCCTCCTCGAGAGTGGTTTAGACCCACTCGAGTCCGACCTCATCTGGGAGTGTCACACCGCCGTCACGGTGGAGTCGACGGATCCTTGGCGGCTGCGTGGAAGCGTCGCCGCCGGTGCCGAGCGTATCGTCCTCGAACTCGACGAGACCCTGAGGGCGGACGACTCGTGGGTCGAACCGGTGTAG
- a CDS encoding HAD family hydrolase, producing MPHQGVPGTASVRAVTLDLDGTLCRYRESAETLLERAFERTGVDPFFTAAAYRERAGRYLDGTDTRAELREACFADIAERRGRERAVGRRVATVSAGLRDHGDVEPLPGALGAVERLAGSYPLALVTNGAPEIQAQKLSTLALEDAFDVRVHAGYDTLAKPDPAPFIDAVRRLEVPPASAVHVGDSVRADVWGADAAGMQTALLEGHEDRPPRPHYRLASMRDLADPPWG from the coding sequence ATGCCACACCAGGGGGTTCCGGGGACGGCGAGCGTCCGGGCCGTGACGCTCGACCTCGACGGAACGCTCTGTCGCTACCGGGAGTCGGCCGAGACGCTCCTCGAGCGGGCGTTCGAGCGGACCGGCGTCGACCCCTTCTTCACCGCCGCGGCGTACCGCGAGCGAGCGGGGCGCTACCTCGACGGCACGGACACGAGGGCGGAACTCCGGGAGGCCTGTTTCGCCGACATCGCCGAGCGCCGGGGACGCGAGCGGGCCGTCGGCCGCCGCGTCGCTACGGTCTCCGCCGGGCTGCGCGACCACGGCGACGTCGAACCCCTGCCGGGGGCGCTGGGAGCCGTCGAACGCCTCGCGGGGAGCTACCCGCTCGCGCTCGTGACCAACGGCGCGCCGGAGATACAGGCCCAGAAGCTCTCGACGCTCGCCCTCGAGGACGCCTTCGACGTCCGGGTCCACGCGGGCTACGACACACTCGCCAAGCCCGACCCCGCGCCGTTCATCGACGCCGTCAGGCGACTGGAGGTGCCCCCGGCGAGCGCCGTCCACGTCGGCGACTCCGTCCGGGCGGACGTCTGGGGTGCCGACGCCGCCGGGATGCAGACCGCGCTCCTCGAGGGCCACGAGGACCGGCCGCCCCGGCCACACTACCGGCTGGCGTCGATGCGTGATCTCGCCGACCCGCCGTGGGGCTGA
- a CDS encoding M48 family metallopeptidase: MDSERPVPVPARSPTVRLLMGVVGVLLLGFYLLLAAGGYLLLSALVRGATRADLLWTAGFVVLFTVAFGLSSYRFGTARLLAALDATELQPAQAPELHRRVATYAERLGVDPPAVAVARMEMPNALAIGGVVGTATVVLDGRLFRLLDGPELEAIVAHELAHLETHDSLVQTLAFSLVRTVVGFVALAVLPLSLLLRGFSRGRAWIRGDPLGTASRPGVADSLRAAVARAVMGVLFVLTLAVRAHSRRREFRADRRAAELTGRPVALARALRKIERASHPASGLLATLYVHAEEDDPLTRLLSTHPPMDERVERLVRMAEERGQAERPFHVEVR, from the coding sequence ATGGACTCCGAGCGTCCGGTCCCCGTCCCCGCCCGCTCGCCGACCGTCCGCCTCCTGATGGGGGTGGTCGGCGTGCTGCTGCTCGGCTTCTACCTGCTTCTCGCGGCCGGTGGCTACCTGCTCCTGTCGGCGCTCGTCCGGGGAGCGACCCGCGCGGACCTGCTCTGGACCGCCGGCTTCGTCGTCCTGTTCACGGTCGCGTTCGGGCTGAGCTCCTACCGGTTCGGCACGGCACGGCTGCTGGCCGCCCTTGACGCCACGGAACTCCAGCCCGCGCAGGCCCCGGAACTCCACCGGCGGGTGGCGACGTACGCCGAGCGATTGGGCGTGGACCCGCCCGCGGTGGCGGTGGCGCGCATGGAGATGCCGAACGCGCTGGCCATCGGTGGCGTCGTCGGCACCGCGACCGTCGTCCTCGACGGTCGCCTGTTCCGCCTGCTTGACGGTCCGGAACTGGAGGCCATCGTCGCGCACGAACTCGCCCACCTCGAGACCCACGACAGCCTCGTCCAGACGCTCGCGTTCTCGCTGGTCCGGACGGTCGTCGGCTTCGTCGCGCTCGCCGTCCTCCCGCTGTCGCTGCTGCTCCGCGGCTTCTCGCGCGGGAGGGCCTGGATCCGAGGCGACCCGCTCGGGACCGCCTCGCGGCCGGGGGTGGCCGACTCCCTCCGGGCGGCCGTCGCTCGCGCGGTGATGGGTGTGCTGTTCGTGCTGACGCTCGCGGTACGGGCCCACTCGCGCCGCCGGGAGTTCCGGGCCGACCGTCGGGCGGCCGAACTCACCGGTCGGCCGGTGGCACTTGCCCGCGCGCTCCGGAAGATCGAACGGGCGAGCCACCCCGCGAGCGGGCTGTTGGCGACGCTCTACGTCCACGCCGAGGAGGACGACCCGCTCACGCGGTTGCTCTCGACGCACCCCCCGATGGACGAGCGCGTCGAGCGACTCGTGCGGATGGCCGAAGAGCGCGGGCAGGCCGAACGGCCGTTCCACGTCGAGGTGCGCTGA
- a CDS encoding GTPBP1 family GTP-binding protein: MSPDRAVLERAIARGEEEGGSVEFKERLTKDVHLADGRLESLAAQLRHRVLSGDGEATYVVGVTDDGGIAGIGPEAFSESMDVLSLLAEEAGAHIEDVQTWGVEAGDEGADTGIVGVATVREGAVLDTDDEHIVVGTAGHVDHGKSTLVGSLVTGHPDDGEGGTRSFLDVQPHEMERGLSADLSYGVYGFDEHGEPIRMDNPDRKDDRAAVVREADRLVSFVDTVGHEPWLRTTIRGLVGQKLDYGMLVVAADDGPTKTTREHLGILLATELPTIVAITKTDVVQPERVDEVEREVERLLRGAERTPLSVERHGVEAAIEEISEQVVPVVKTSAVTMAGLPVLDELFERLPKTSHEDGEFSMYVDRSYMVTGVGAVASGTIRSGTVEAGDELLLGPMADGSFREVEVRSIEMHYHRVDEARAGRIVGIALKGVREPDIRRGMVLLPRDSDPTAVREFEADVMVLNHPTRIGEGYEPVVHLETVSEAAAFFPEGGQLLPGDTGRATVRFKFHPYLVEEGQRFVFREGRSKGVGTVRSVDTGAE; the protein is encoded by the coding sequence ATGAGTCCCGACCGGGCCGTCCTCGAACGCGCCATCGCGCGCGGCGAGGAGGAGGGCGGCAGCGTCGAGTTCAAGGAACGGCTCACGAAGGACGTCCACCTCGCGGACGGCCGACTGGAATCGCTCGCCGCCCAGTTGCGACACCGGGTCCTCTCGGGCGACGGCGAGGCCACCTACGTCGTGGGCGTCACGGACGACGGCGGTATCGCGGGCATCGGCCCGGAGGCGTTCTCCGAGTCGATGGACGTGCTCTCCCTGCTGGCCGAGGAGGCCGGTGCGCACATCGAGGACGTGCAGACGTGGGGCGTCGAGGCGGGAGACGAGGGTGCCGACACCGGCATCGTCGGCGTCGCCACCGTCCGCGAGGGCGCCGTCCTCGACACGGACGACGAACACATCGTCGTGGGGACCGCCGGTCACGTCGACCACGGCAAGTCCACGCTCGTCGGCTCGCTCGTGACCGGCCACCCGGACGACGGCGAGGGTGGCACCCGGTCGTTCCTCGACGTCCAGCCACACGAGATGGAGCGTGGCCTCTCGGCGGACCTCTCGTACGGCGTCTACGGCTTCGACGAGCACGGCGAACCCATCCGGATGGACAACCCCGACCGGAAGGACGACCGGGCCGCTGTGGTCCGCGAGGCTGATCGTCTCGTCTCGTTCGTCGACACCGTGGGCCACGAGCCGTGGCTCCGAACGACCATCAGGGGCCTCGTCGGCCAGAAGCTCGACTACGGGATGCTCGTCGTCGCGGCCGACGACGGGCCGACCAAGACCACGCGCGAACACCTCGGCATCCTGCTCGCCACCGAGTTGCCGACCATCGTCGCCATCACGAAGACCGACGTGGTCCAGCCCGAGCGGGTCGACGAGGTCGAACGCGAGGTGGAGCGCCTCCTGCGCGGGGCAGAGCGGACCCCCCTGTCGGTCGAACGCCACGGCGTCGAGGCCGCCATCGAGGAGATCAGCGAGCAGGTCGTCCCCGTCGTGAAGACGAGCGCGGTGACGATGGCCGGCCTGCCCGTGCTCGACGAACTGTTCGAGCGCCTGCCAAAGACCAGCCACGAGGACGGCGAGTTCTCGATGTACGTCGACCGTTCGTACATGGTGACGGGCGTCGGTGCCGTCGCGTCGGGCACCATCCGCTCGGGCACGGTGGAGGCGGGCGACGAACTCCTGCTCGGGCCGATGGCCGACGGCTCCTTCCGGGAGGTCGAGGTCCGCTCCATCGAGATGCACTACCACCGGGTCGACGAGGCCCGCGCCGGCCGCATCGTCGGTATCGCGCTCAAGGGGGTCCGCGAACCCGACATCCGCCGCGGGATGGTGCTGTTGCCACGTGACAGCGACCCGACGGCGGTCCGCGAGTTCGAGGCGGACGTGATGGTGCTCAACCACCCGACCCGTATCGGCGAGGGGTACGAACCGGTCGTCCACCTCGAGACGGTGAGCGAGGCGGCCGCGTTCTTCCCCGAGGGTGGCCAGCTCCTCCCCGGTGACACCGGCCGGGCGACGGTCCGGTTCAAGTTCCACCCCTACCTCGTCGAGGAGGGGCAGCGGTTCGTCTTCCGCGAGGGCCGCTCGAAGGGCGTCGGGACGGTCCGGTCGGTCGACACGGGCGCCGAGTGA
- a CDS encoding SRPBCC domain-containing protein has product MADIHTSIDIDARPEAVWAVLTDTATYPEWNPHLVRVEGELAAGERLSLTVRQSGRENTLSVRVTEYDDPRRLEWVGRVVAPLVFEGTHAFELEPLDGGERTRLHNTEASRGLLVPLVVRSDAREAYEAMNAALKRRGEPGRGDSADARPAIVRVD; this is encoded by the coding sequence ATGGCCGACATCCACACGAGCATCGACATCGACGCACGGCCCGAGGCCGTCTGGGCCGTCCTGACCGACACCGCCACCTACCCCGAGTGGAACCCACACCTCGTCCGGGTCGAGGGGGAGCTCGCGGCGGGCGAACGGCTCTCGCTGACGGTCCGACAGAGCGGCCGCGAGAACACCCTGTCCGTCCGGGTCACCGAGTACGACGACCCCCGACGGCTCGAGTGGGTCGGCCGGGTCGTCGCACCGCTCGTGTTCGAGGGGACCCACGCGTTCGAACTCGAACCCCTCGACGGGGGCGAGCGGACGCGCCTCCACAACACGGAGGCATCCCGTGGGCTGCTCGTGCCGCTCGTCGTCAGGTCGGACGCCCGCGAGGCCTACGAGGCGATGAACGCGGCGTTGAAGCGACGGGGCGAACCCGGCCGGGGCGACTCGGCCGACGCCCGCCCGGCCATCGTCCGGGTCGACTGA
- the hisH gene encoding imidazole glycerol phosphate synthase subunit HisH yields the protein MSQQVTADVALVDYGLGNLRSATRGLERAGARVTLTDDPETFDDADGIVLPGVGAFSEGMENAEPVRDALVDAAHSGTPLFGICLGMQMLLTSSEEADKVGQGDAEGLDLIPGRNVRFAEGQKVPHMGWNELDVEREHPLVEGVDGEYAYFVHSYYARPDDEASVVATTDYGIEFPSIVANEAGNVFGTQFHPEKSGETGLRILRNFVDLCG from the coding sequence GTGAGCCAGCAGGTAACCGCCGACGTCGCACTCGTCGACTACGGACTGGGCAACCTCCGCAGCGCCACCCGCGGGCTGGAACGGGCTGGCGCGCGCGTCACGTTGACCGACGACCCCGAGACGTTCGACGACGCCGACGGCATCGTCCTCCCCGGCGTGGGCGCGTTCAGCGAGGGGATGGAGAACGCCGAGCCCGTCCGCGACGCGCTCGTCGACGCCGCCCACTCCGGGACGCCCCTGTTCGGCATCTGTCTCGGGATGCAGATGCTCCTGACCTCCTCCGAGGAGGCCGACAAGGTCGGACAGGGTGACGCGGAGGGGCTCGACCTCATCCCTGGTCGCAACGTCCGCTTCGCCGAGGGACAGAAGGTGCCCCACATGGGCTGGAACGAACTCGACGTGGAGCGCGAGCACCCGCTCGTCGAGGGCGTCGATGGCGAGTACGCCTACTTCGTCCACTCGTACTACGCCCGCCCCGACGACGAGGCGAGCGTCGTCGCCACCACGGACTACGGCATCGAGTTCCCGTCCATCGTCGCCAACGAGGCGGGCAACGTCTTCGGGACGCAGTTCCACCCGGAGAAGAGCGGGGAGACGGGGCTGCGCATCCTGCGGAACTTCGTCGACCTCTGTGGCTGA
- the phnD gene encoding phosphate/phosphite/phosphonate ABC transporter substrate-binding protein, giving the protein MTKRRNFIKTAGGLGVAGLLAGCTSDNNDNSGGGDGDGTPTATDEPTATPTEVPYNDGRLTFYMSPSEPQQLMESQYAPVKSHLEEETGVQTRLNYAAGYSAVLQSLGGGSGDVAETGPFAAALGVKEDRCDVALQRYAYGSWEYSSVIVTQEGSDIESLSDLEGERVAFADRLSASGALFPLYMLKEAGLNIGDLPTDSAGANFTPQFSSHAEAFAALERGQVAAAGVGKFITLNDARELKDGFRYVETYDGIPRAPVIVSPELSDEEKSEVTQAFLDAPDSVYYGEDGEEGTDDDLWFSDVREASVEDYQPVVDVATELGISAELLDG; this is encoded by the coding sequence ATGACCAAACGACGTAATTTCATCAAGACGGCCGGGGGACTGGGGGTCGCCGGGCTCCTCGCAGGGTGTACCAGCGACAACAACGACAACAGTGGCGGCGGGGATGGTGACGGGACCCCGACGGCCACCGACGAACCGACGGCCACGCCGACGGAGGTGCCGTACAACGACGGGCGCCTGACGTTCTACATGTCGCCGTCCGAGCCGCAGCAGCTCATGGAGTCGCAGTACGCGCCGGTCAAGTCGCACCTCGAGGAGGAGACGGGCGTCCAGACGCGGCTCAACTACGCTGCGGGCTACAGCGCCGTCCTCCAGAGCCTCGGTGGCGGGAGTGGCGACGTGGCAGAGACCGGCCCGTTCGCGGCCGCGCTGGGCGTCAAGGAGGACCGCTGTGACGTCGCCCTGCAGCGGTACGCCTACGGTTCCTGGGAGTACTCCTCGGTCATCGTGACACAGGAGGGCTCCGACATCGAGTCGCTCTCTGACCTCGAGGGTGAGCGCGTGGCGTTCGCCGACCGGCTCTCGGCCTCGGGCGCGCTGTTCCCCCTGTACATGCTGAAGGAAGCCGGCCTGAACATCGGCGACCTGCCGACCGACTCGGCCGGTGCGAACTTCACGCCGCAGTTCTCCAGCCACGCCGAGGCGTTCGCCGCCCTCGAGCGCGGGCAGGTCGCCGCCGCCGGCGTCGGGAAGTTCATCACGCTCAACGACGCTCGCGAACTCAAGGACGGGTTCCGCTACGTCGAGACGTACGACGGCATCCCGCGTGCGCCGGTCATCGTCAGCCCCGAGCTGAGCGACGAGGAGAAGAGCGAGGTCACGCAGGCGTTCCTGGACGCCCCCGACTCGGTCTACTACGGCGAGGACGGCGAGGAGGGCACCGACGACGACCTGTGGTTCAGCGACGTCCGCGAGGCGAGCGTCGAGGACTACCAGCCCGTCGTCGACGTGGCCACGGAACTCGGCATCAGCGCGGAACTGCTGGACGGCTGA
- a CDS encoding phosphonate ABC transporter ATP-binding protein produces MPAVSLQNVTKVYGEDTVALEDVTFDIEQGEFVVVLGPSGAGKSTLLRILNGLTNPTSGTVEINDRPVGNAGSAVGMVFQMHYLIESMSAYRNALTGALGRTGSLASVLTLNSKGDKRAALEALDTVGLLEEAEQRASSMSGGQKQRVGIARALVQDPDLLLADEPVSSLDPKAARDVMGYMKRAAEDRNLTTLASLHQVNIAREFGDRFIGIRDGEVFFDGDRDDLSMEIVDDLYYGTDTEGELASDAGEGQPTATASTDGGEER; encoded by the coding sequence ATGCCAGCAGTATCGCTGCAGAACGTCACCAAGGTGTACGGTGAGGACACCGTCGCTCTGGAGGACGTCACCTTCGACATCGAGCAGGGGGAGTTCGTCGTCGTGCTCGGTCCGTCGGGCGCCGGCAAGTCGACCCTCCTCCGCATCCTCAACGGCCTGACCAATCCGACCAGCGGGACGGTGGAGATAAACGACCGCCCGGTCGGGAACGCCGGCAGTGCGGTGGGGATGGTGTTCCAGATGCACTACCTCATCGAGTCGATGTCCGCCTACCGCAACGCGCTGACCGGTGCGCTCGGGCGGACTGGCTCGCTCGCGAGTGTCCTCACGCTCAACTCCAAGGGAGACAAGCGTGCCGCACTCGAGGCGCTCGACACCGTCGGCCTTCTCGAGGAGGCCGAACAGCGTGCCAGTTCGATGTCCGGCGGCCAGAAACAGCGCGTCGGCATCGCCCGGGCACTGGTGCAGGACCCCGACCTCCTGCTGGCGGACGAACCCGTCTCCAGTCTCGACCCGAAGGCCGCCCGTGACGTGATGGGCTACATGAAACGTGCCGCCGAGGACCGCAACCTCACCACACTCGCCAGCCTCCACCAGGTGAACATCGCCCGCGAGTTCGGCGACCGGTTCATCGGCATCCGCGACGGCGAGGTGTTCTTCGACGGCGACCGCGACGACCTCTCGATGGAGATCGTCGACGACCTCTACTACGGCACCGACACGGAGGGCGAACTCGCGTCGGACGCCGGCGAGGGGCAGCCGACCGCGACCGCCAGCACCGACGGCGGGGAGGAACGATGA